The Salvia splendens isolate huo1 unplaced genomic scaffold, SspV2 ctg235, whole genome shotgun sequence DNA window AACTTGAGTCAGAACTTGAGCTGGAAACAGACATTAATATGCTCTTTGTCTTTCCAGGTATTCACAATGGAAAATGGTCCAGCACGTGCTATCTGGAGAAATATAAGTGTTACTGTCAGCACCGCTGACAATGATATGACGTTTGCTGTAGATTGGCTGGAGTATGCATATTTCCCTCGACTTCATGTTAATAAATTCTTCATTATCTTTGGGATTGAACAGCtataatatttgaaatttatcACTGTAGTTACACTTGAACGTACCCACCATTCTCATGTCTCTAAAATAACTTCTTTCCGTGTTGTCCAGTTGGCAAAGAGATTCGTCATGGAAATTTTATATTGATTCCTATTCTCCATacatttttctttgattttttctcCAATTGTGTTCTTTCATTGTTCACTCTTCATAAAGTGCTAAGGTTGCAATTTCTTTGTTGTTTGATGCATTTATAAGGACTTCGGGTTTAAGAACTTATTCAGCTCCAGCTGTAATAGGATATCGGTGATTCAGGAGAGAAGCCAAAATATGATGGTAGATGCTCTAATCTTCTGCTTCTTTTGCAGCTATGATGCTGTTCTCGTGAATTCTCTTAATGCTGCAGGGTTCTTATCTTGGTAAGCAACATCGTTTTATTTTGTCATCCATTTTAATTTATCTTGTGACAGTTTGAGTTTTGTTATTGACTATATCTTTTTGCTGATAACATAAAATGCTTTACTCCTCAGTCTTATGCAGGATCCTTTCAAACATGTTCCTGTTGTATGGACCATCCACGAACAAGCACTAGCAGACCAATTAAGACAATATGTTTCTAGTGGCCAAAGTGAGCTGATCGATATGTGGAGAAAATACTTCAGCCGGGCCACTGTTGTTGTCTTCCCAAACTATATTCTGCCGGTAAGCACATTTTACTTGTTATTATCTACCAACTAAAAAAAAAGAGTCCTTAAATAATTACTAGGAGTAAACGTGAAAGTTTTACCCTTTCGAGTGGTTATGGAGGAGGATACAAAGCCTGAAACTAATTTGTTGCCAATTTTAATACTCATGAATGAAAATTGTTGTTGAGTGTATCTGGGAAAATGAGAGGATGCTACAGTGATTTACATGACCAATTCCTAGATTAATGCAGATAGTGTATTCGATGTGTGATCCTGGAAATTACTTTGTCATTTCGGGCTCTCCTGAAGAAGCTTGGAAAGCTGATAGGCAAAAGGCTTTAGTAAAAGAGAATATACCACCGAATGTGGAATATGGACCAGATGATTTCGTTATTGCAGTTGTGGGCAGTCAACTATCATATAGAGGATTATGGCTAGAGCATGCCTTTGTTTTAAAGGCTTTATACCCGCTATATAAGGACTTTGGTGATTCAAGCTCCCGTCTTAAAATCATAATCTCAACTGGCGACTCCACTAGCAACTACAGTAGTATCGTGGAGGTgagaatataatttatatttaaactgCTATCACGTTCACGGAGACCTTGCAAGACGCAAGCACATTTTGATAATGCAATTGATGAAATGAAGGGAGCTTGCCTTTTTTAAATCCTTCTATACTAATAGACTGGATTTCTTGCTGCAGACCATTGCCCTAAAATTTGGATTTCCAAAGGATACGGTGAAGCATGTTGCTGTGGACCAAAACATAGACACTGTGATAGACACAGCTGATCTCGTAGTGTACGGATCCTTCCTTGAAGAGCATTCTTTTCCCGGTGTTTTGCTGAAATCTATGTGTTTCGAGAAACCTATAGTAGCTCCAGATCTACCTGCTACAAGGAAATATGTAAGCACAATAATCATAATCATCTTGATTGGTAAATTTAGCAGAGaatacatttattattttctaattttccctGCTTAATGGATTCATGAATATCTTAGGTAAGTGACAAGGTAAATGGCTACCTTTTCCAAAGGAACAATATGAGGGCTATACTATCTGTTTGCAAGTGGTTTCAAATGGTAAACTCTCAGTTTCAGCTCGGAATGTTGCATCAAATGGAAAACATGCAGCTAAAAACTTAATGGTCTCGGAAAGCGTGGATGGATATGCTTCACTATTGGAAAACATCCTTATGCTCCCTTCCGAAGTAGCTCTACCCCTGGCTGCCAAAAGCATTCCCAACAAACTGAAAACTGAATGGCGATGGTCTCCTTTTCGAAGCTATTTCGGACATCCATTCTCCTAGCAAAGACACTGTGGAGTCTGTAGACAAGATTGAGAAACTATTTGATCATGCCACCGGAGAAACTCTGTGTCGTTGATTTCACCGAATGAAACATTTTTGTATTCCATATGGGAAGAGCAAAAGAACATGAATATTGCTTACACGAAAAAGAACAGGGAGATGCAGAGGTAAGTAAATCTGGTTTTGCCACCCTCTATGAATTCGAGCATGATAAATTCGTACTGGGCTTCTTTGGTTTGCTGAGTCATTTCTTTGGTGAACCTGATCCAGTTGAAGGATAGGACAGATCAGCCTCGAGCAAATGGGATGAAATATATCGAAGTGTCAGGAGGATTGATCGTACGTTGCACGAAAGAGATGAAGGAGAAACTTGAAAGAACTGGCCAACCACTATGATTTACGAACCTTACTTTGGAGCAGGAACCTGGCCCTTCTTGCACCGCACTTCATTATATAGAGGGATTGGACTGGTGAGTACTCGACCATGCACCATGTATTTTTCCTGTTTGCTGTCAGCTTACTAGCATTTGGCTGATGCAATGTGTGAATGCATTGGCTAGTCCACGAGAGGTAGAAGGCCTGGAGCTGATGATGTGGATGGGCCTTCTCGTCTGTCTTGTTGAATAATGCCTACTATCGAGATGTATTAGGAGAATATGGAGCCTTCTTCGCAATTGCTAACCGGATTGACCGCATTCATAAGAATGCTTGGATAGGATTTCAGTCCTGGAGAGCTACAGCACACATGGTACCTTTATTTTGCTCTCTAAGCATTACGTGACTAACTCTTGTTTCGTCACAAATCTTTTGCAACTCTAGATTAACCGAAAGTACTTCGGttgattatttatttccaaatcTATAGAAGTAACGTTGAGCATACGGTGTTGATGTTCCGATAAGAAATTGAATGACCATCTACTCGGGCTTGATTCAAATATGCAATCGAGATGTTAGCAATTATTCTTAGTCACTAATCACTATAAATAAgtgtttaaaaaatatttttgaatcaTTTTGTGTGGTTTGTTCCTCAACAAAACTTATCCATGTCTAACCCGAATATTTTAACAGGTATCTATGTCCAAGACTGCTGAAAAAGTCGCTGTTGGACGCTGTAGAAGCACGAAAGCATGGAGACACTTTGTATTTCTGGGCCCGGCTCGACAAGGACCAGAGAAACCCATTGAAAACAGGATTTCTGGTCATTTTGCGATGCTATAAATGCGGAATTGCCGGTAAGTATTCTCGTATGATCTTATCACTTTCAAGTCCATTTCTTCCCAC harbors:
- the LOC121789431 gene encoding uncharacterized protein LOC121789431 translates to MGSLETGLVLKRDHNLQRSSSSRSSSSSNSFGFSGQRSRSRFARAVLFKKMDYLQLICSVAVFFFFVFFFQIFFLPGSVIEDGNNGRDLFGRNVGADSEGFSFLKGLDFDEDLNFEPLKIIEKFRKEGGVGNESGVVRFGYRKPRIALVFTDLWVDQHQILMATVATALMEIGYEIEVFTMENGPARAIWRNISVTVSTADNDMTFAVDWLDYDAVLVNSLNAAGFLSCLMQDPFKHVPVVWTIHEQALADQLRQYVSSGQSELIDMWRKYFSRATVVVFPNYILPIVYSMCDPGNYFVISGSPEEAWKADRQKALVKENIPPNVEYGPDDFVIAVVGSQLSYRGLWLEHAFVLKALYPLYKDFGDSSSRLKIIISTGDSTSNYSSIVETIALKFGFPKDTVKHVAVDQNIDTVIDTADLVVYGSFLEEHSFPGVLLKSMCFEKPIVAPDLPATRKYVSDKVNGYLFQRNNMRAILSVCKWFQMGDAELKDRTDQPRANGMKYIEVSGGLIVRCTKEMKEKLERTGQPL